The window CGTACCTGAAACATAATTCCCAGAACCTGAAAGCGTGCCGGCTAAAGCAGGTGTAGGTGTGAGGGTAAGTGTATGTGGAATGGTCTCGAAAATAGCAACCAAAGTGCGGTTGCTTGCGCCCATAGTAAACGAATAAGCCGCATCCGTGCTAACCACCGAGCCTCCTTCTTCCCATCGAACAAACCTTTTTCCGGTTGCCGGTGTGGCTTCTACCTCAACTGTGGCGCCCTCTAAGTAAGGGCCTGAAGAATTTTCAGATGTGCTACCAAAGCCTGATGGTGATTCAGACAAAGCAACCGTGTAGGTTGGGATATCTTCAAATTCGGCTACTAGGTCATATCCGTAGCCAGCAACAAAGTAAGTGTGTGGATTTTCGGTACTGAATAGATCACCTTCCACTGCCCAGCGCACAAAGCGCTTACCTGATGCAGGTGTGGCCGTGATGGTGACTTCCGTACTATTAAGATGTGGCCCTACAGGAGATTCTGAGGCTGTTCCGTAACCAGAAGGTGAAACAGTAATAGTATTAGCATAAGTGGGAATGGTCTCGAAAATAGCAACCAAAGTACGGTTGCTTGCGCCCATAGTGAACGAATAAGTCGCATCCGTGCTGACCTCCGAGCCACCTTCTTCCCATCGAACAAACCTCTTCCCGGTTGCCGGTGTGGCTTCTACCTCAACTGTGGCGCCCTCTAAGTAAGGACCTGAAGAATTTTCAGACGTGCTACCAAAGCCTGATGGTGATTCAGACAAAGCAACGGTGTAGGAATCTGGCTCCTCCTCAGATTGCAGATGCCAATTAGCACCGGCTTTTTCCCTTACAAATGTTTCCGCATCCGAAGCTGTCATTATCGGGATAGGTAAGGTATAATTTGTCTCTAGGTCTGGATCCCATGTTACATTACCTTCTCTTATACCATCTATATTTGAAGATGCAAAATCTTCAACATCACAATCAACGAACTTAAGTCCTGATGTTTTTGTAGCTGATCCATCATTATCCCTCCTAAGTTCAGAGCCACCTTTGAATTTTGTGCCTCTTACTAGTATCTGAGCCTCTGCATCCAGATCAAGCATATTGGAACTGGATGGTGTAACAGTAGCATCTGGCCACCTTGGAGACCACTCAAACAAACAGTTGACAATATCAAACTTTCCAAAACGACATTTGGGCTGTCTGCTTGCATTATTCCTAAACAAGCAATACATGATTGAGGTGTTCAAAAGACCTCTATTAGAAATATCCGTATCGCTATACCCAAACAGCATAACCCTTTGCCCATTCTCAAAAATACAATGAGAAATATAGCCTTTGTTTGAATAGTTATGGTCTCCCATACCATCAGGGTATTTCCCATCAGTTGTATTATAGGAGTATTCCGCATTACCATGGCAGTGGTCTTCCCAATATCCAACACACTCATTGAATGTGAAATAATCCAAATCTTCTGATGAGGCGAGATAGTTAGGGCCGGTCCTCACCCAGTTTCTTACAATAAAATTAGTGCCTTTAGTGAACCTTATTTCTGCCTCATCTATTTTTTGGCCATGAAAAGCGAGAATGGTTTTGTTATGAAGTTCATTAAAAACGTGACGATCTGGTGAACTAAGGGTGATATCCGGCCCCGTATAAACATACGTTTTTGGGCTGTTATCGGCATTATTGTCATCAGCTTCCATGGCTGCTTTTAATTCAGCCCATGTCTTGCATTCCACCATTTCACCACCTGCTCCACCCTGAATCCCAAGGCCGCCATTATAAGTAGCACCCCAGCCTCCCGGTTTCTCTATGATCGCAGAGGCTTCTATTGCGCCGATTGAGGGCGTCGAAGGAACCTTATTCCCTTGAATATCTCGTGAATAACCTAAATCAGTACCTGCTGCGTTTAATACGTGAATATCCGCAGATGTCGAATTATTAGAACCTGACGAAATTGTACCCGACAATCCGCTATAGTTTGTATTCTTCACCACAGCTCCGGTGCCGTCCAATTTAAGACCGCCAGCACCTGAGAAGGTGTTCATTGCGGTACAATTCTCTATCCTAGTACCATTGCCATCATAATCCCTAATTCCCCATCCTTTCGTTGAACTTGCATCCACGTATGAGAATAAAATATTAGTAGCACCTTCTGCTACTTGGAAGCCTCCTTGGCACTCTATAAGTTTAATCCTCTCAAACCTTACACCATCAGCTACATCCGTAGAGCCACCTTTTCTCCCAAAATACCCTGCTTGTTTTGCATTTTTTAGAATTATGTCTTGAAATCCAGATGTGCTATTGATATTATAATCACCGCCAAGTCCATCATTAGCATCATGATTGTAAACAACTGTAGCGTATGCGATGTTTTCAGCATATACCCACCTGTAGGTTTGTTTTGCTGCTCGAACTTGGAAACCTAAATTGGAGCTACTAACATTGTTGCCTAAACAAACTACATACATAATGTCCACATTAGGCCGGTGGGCCGCCTGTGGTGCAGGTATTTCAGTATCAATAAGTGACGGATCGTTATGTCCATAACAATTCCTAACTTTAACAGATTCTGATTCAATTTTGAAAGCTCTATTCTGACAATCGTAAAGCTCAATATCAGCGAAATAAATATTTCTATTCGCTTCATTCCCCTGAATTGGGCTTGAAGTTGGGAGGTAGATAAGACCATCCTCATATGTTGTTTTCGAACATTTGATTCGATGAAATTCAAGATTGTTCCCGGCAGGTTTTATCAGAATTTGACCCCTGTCCTCCATATTGTCATTCCCAATTTCAAAATCAAACATTCTGAAATTGTGGCAAATATCTGTTGAAACTATAGGGTCGTTGCCCCAGGGAATTGTTCCAACTGTAACGAAATGACCGGAGCTGCCTGTCATGTCAATATAAGGCTTTGACCCTTGTCCCCATGCAGCCAGATTAATATAATCTGGATTAGAACCGGGGTTGGTGAACTCATTTCGGTCATTAGTGTATGATTCACCTCTTTTGTAGAAGTAAGTCTTACCTGTGGCACCTGTGCTTACTCCGAAATTATTAAGTTTCAAGTACGGTTTCGCCCTGGTACCGTCAGAATCACCTCCTAAATACGAACTATCAAAAAATACACAGTCTGCCTCCGGTATCACCTTGATGTTACAGGTCGTATCCATATAATACCAGTCATAGACCTTAACCCTTACGGTGATACTTTTATCTATACTTAGTGTGGAATTATCTGCTATAGTGAGTTCTCCGGAGGTGCTGTTAATCGCAAAAGTTCCGTCCTCATTTCCTCCAACGATATCAAAAGTATAACTGGATTCAGTCAGATAAATCCCCCACTTTTGCTTAGCAAAATAAGGGTGAGACCAGAGGTAATTTACCGCCCCTACATTATCTCCAATAATCGCATTATCGGGAATAATGTATTTTTGATTATCGTGTGTAATTGGGTGAAGGGTAATAAGTATTGCCATGCCTGAAAATTAGGCATGAGGCGGGGGATAAGATGGGACAATTGATTAGGTGGTAGATGAGAAATACTACTCCCTCATATCAAAAGATAACTTAAGACCTATGGCCATCAAAATTACTCCAAATATAAAAGCAGATAAGGCTTGATTGTAGGTTAATTCTAAGTGTGCTTCCGGTAAGGATAATTTAAGTAGTAGAATTAGCGATATACTTAAAACTATAGCAACAATATATTTTATTAATGAGATAAAGTACTTCATTTTATTTTGGTGTTAACTAATTAGTAAAGGGTATTATCTTTCTCCAAAGCAAATTTCACAGCCTTGTTGAAAGTGTTTTTCACAAATCATGTCTGAAACGCATTCATCATTAAGGCAGTCGCAACGGCCACAGCATCTTGTAGATGGGTTAGATTTTATTTCGGAACCGGCAAAATAGAAATCTGTAATTTTAATATCTTCCGGCTTTAAAAATCCTGTTTCAATTAGTTTTTGAATAGCACCTTCTATTATATTCCACTCTTTCTGAGTCCATATTTTTTT of the Cyclobacterium marinum DSM 745 genome contains:
- a CDS encoding InlB B-repeat-containing protein; protein product: MAILITLHPITHDNQKYIIPDNAIIGDNVGAVNYLWSHPYFAKQKWGIYLTESSYTFDIVGGNEDGTFAINSTSGELTIADNSTLSIDKSITVRVKVYDWYYMDTTCNIKVIPEADCVFFDSSYLGGDSDGTRAKPYLKLNNFGVSTGATGKTYFYKRGESYTNDRNEFTNPGSNPDYINLAAWGQGSKPYIDMTGSSGHFVTVGTIPWGNDPIVSTDICHNFRMFDFEIGNDNMEDRGQILIKPAGNNLEFHRIKCSKTTYEDGLIYLPTSSPIQGNEANRNIYFADIELYDCQNRAFKIESESVKVRNCYGHNDPSLIDTEIPAPQAAHRPNVDIMYVVCLGNNVSSSNLGFQVRAAKQTYRWVYAENIAYATVVYNHDANDGLGGDYNINSTSGFQDIILKNAKQAGYFGRKGGSTDVADGVRFERIKLIECQGGFQVAEGATNILFSYVDASSTKGWGIRDYDGNGTRIENCTAMNTFSGAGGLKLDGTGAVVKNTNYSGLSGTISSGSNNSTSADIHVLNAAGTDLGYSRDIQGNKVPSTPSIGAIEASAIIEKPGGWGATYNGGLGIQGGAGGEMVECKTWAELKAAMEADDNNADNSPKTYVYTGPDITLSSPDRHVFNELHNKTILAFHGQKIDEAEIRFTKGTNFIVRNWVRTGPNYLASSEDLDYFTFNECVGYWEDHCHGNAEYSYNTTDGKYPDGMGDHNYSNKGYISHCIFENGQRVMLFGYSDTDISNRGLLNTSIMYCLFRNNASRQPKCRFGKFDIVNCLFEWSPRWPDATVTPSSSNMLDLDAEAQILVRGTKFKGGSELRRDNDGSATKTSGLKFVDCDVEDFASSNIDGIREGNVTWDPDLETNYTLPIPIMTASDAETFVREKAGANWHLQSEEEPDSYTVALSESPSGFGSTSENSSGPYLEGATVEVEATPATGKRFVRWEEGGSEVSTDATYSFTMGASNRTLVAIFETIPTYANTITVSPSGYGTASESPVGPHLNSTEVTITATPASGKRFVRWAVEGDLFSTENPHTYFVAGYGYDLVAEFEDIPTYTVALSESPSGFGSTSENSSGPYLEGATVEVEATPATGKRFVRWEEGGSVVSTDAAYSFTMGASNRTLVAIFETIPHTLTLTPTPALAGTLSGSGNYVSGTEVTLEATANENWEFAYWMQNNEVISTNPSFAFTMPDSDSEVIAFFEAKAPVVERQDFEVTVSVTPDSSGIVTGAGYYTEQDNSTVVASPATGKNFLCWKINDVVVSYDDTYTFQMPSNNVLLVAHFENTDDTPAEEMDMVRDFVQVSLNPDIPEDGIIDMQGDVEFEHVYGSDSFTKIAEYQNPYLYDIEKVNFYVDRAILGKMSWHRPNLNLGLTTEICEGIIQRYRLRTTLFVDGEQDGGESLTSVRHAWMAGRPYDFPVVNICEGKAYLWLTTRPMERAIFPMERSIFYILPLETGSYILQSTFYYKNTIVESISRDLGPQSRYRPFSFEYFLPDDWEDMDKIEIKLAGRNLKSEVITLFPKKDPEFTLQAFYGNSLGGFDSFCFYGKKENYSAPSSELFEAVHQPNHDRSEGNICSFNHTAYDSFILRTGFITIHEKFALRDMLLRNHVYIVADGVLKKLVIENSEYFTGKDGVYLQSAEIKARLAFNTQSQYGRDPRK